One window of the Arthrobacter sp. D5-1 genome contains the following:
- the rnc gene encoding ribonuclease III — MSSTEELLKRLGVSIDTETLRLALTHRSYAYENGGIPTNERLEFLGDSILGFSVTDSLYRENPTLPEGELAKRRSAVVSTRALAGIGRAIGVGEFIYLGQGEKLTDGKNKASILADTMEALIGATYLSNDMETARQLVMRLVGPLLKDAGALGAGTDWKTSIQELTASRQLGAIHYAVEGSGPDHARTFEAVLNIGGTPYGRGSGHSKKEAEQEAAADAWRALTALDPTAAGPASA, encoded by the coding sequence ATGTCTTCAACTGAAGAGCTTCTGAAGCGTCTCGGTGTCTCGATTGACACCGAGACGCTTCGTCTTGCTCTGACACATCGCTCATACGCGTATGAGAACGGCGGGATTCCCACCAACGAGCGCCTCGAGTTCCTCGGCGACTCCATCCTGGGATTCTCGGTTACTGACTCTCTGTACCGTGAGAACCCCACCCTGCCTGAAGGCGAACTTGCAAAACGCCGCTCCGCCGTCGTCAGTACGCGCGCCTTGGCCGGGATCGGCCGGGCAATTGGCGTTGGCGAGTTCATCTACCTCGGGCAAGGCGAGAAGCTGACTGACGGTAAGAACAAGGCCTCCATTCTGGCCGACACCATGGAAGCCTTGATTGGCGCCACCTATCTGTCCAACGACATGGAGACTGCCCGCCAATTAGTGATGCGGCTGGTGGGTCCGCTCCTGAAGGACGCCGGAGCCCTTGGTGCTGGAACTGACTGGAAGACCAGCATCCAGGAACTGACTGCCAGCCGGCAGCTGGGCGCCATCCACTATGCCGTGGAAGGTTCCGGACCTGACCATGCCCGTACTTTTGAAGCCGTGCTGAACATCGGCGGAACCCCCTACGGGCGGGGCTCGGGTCATTCCAAGAAGGAAGCGGAACAGGAAGCCGCCGCCGACGCCTGGCGTGCTTTGACTGCCTTGGATCCGACTGCTGCCGGTCCTGCATCCGCCTGA
- a CDS encoding fused MFS/spermidine synthase → MNTTGSGHHVASRYLRTTGQHATIDADTLIEGSFILSIGGAEQSHVNLADPREIFYEYLRRIGHVVDLAAAPGAPIRALHLGAGALTLARYIQATRPGSAQYAVELERELLDFVLHKLPMPDGTTLTTHIGDARDALAELDAEVTFDVVILDIFSGPEAPAHIACKEFYEEAAARLGPDGVLIVNVGDEPALTLVRSQVTALREAMQDVAAVAETGMFEGRYPGNIILVGTRRRWTPEWTVELLARGPHPAAVLTGMDLDRIAG, encoded by the coding sequence CTGAATACCACGGGCTCCGGACACCACGTCGCCTCGCGCTACCTCCGGACCACGGGGCAGCACGCCACCATTGACGCGGATACCCTCATTGAGGGCAGCTTCATCCTCAGCATCGGCGGGGCCGAGCAGTCGCACGTCAACCTCGCGGATCCGCGGGAGATATTTTATGAGTACCTGCGCAGGATCGGTCATGTAGTGGATTTGGCTGCGGCGCCCGGGGCACCCATCCGCGCACTGCATCTAGGTGCAGGGGCGTTGACCCTTGCCCGCTACATCCAGGCCACCCGCCCTGGTTCGGCACAGTATGCCGTTGAACTGGAACGCGAACTCCTGGACTTCGTGCTCCACAAACTGCCCATGCCCGACGGCACCACGCTGACTACCCACATTGGCGACGCGCGCGACGCGTTGGCGGAGCTTGACGCCGAGGTGACATTCGACGTCGTGATTCTTGATATCTTCTCCGGACCAGAGGCCCCAGCACACATCGCGTGCAAGGAATTCTACGAGGAAGCTGCCGCACGGCTGGGTCCTGACGGGGTCTTGATCGTCAACGTGGGAGACGAACCCGCCCTGACCTTGGTGCGGAGCCAGGTGACGGCCCTGCGTGAGGCCATGCAGGATGTTGCCGCCGTCGCAGAAACCGGCATGTTTGAGGGCCGTTACCCCGGCAACATCATTCTTGTGGGCACACGCAGACGGTGGACGCCGGAGTGGACGGTGGAGTTGCTGGCCCGCGGCCCGCATCCTGCCGCTGTGCTCACCGGGATGGACTTGGACCGGATTGCCGGCTGA
- the rpmF gene encoding 50S ribosomal protein L32 has protein sequence MAVPKRKMSRANTRARRAQWKATAPNLVKTIENGQVTYSLPHQAKVVTDSAGTALFLEYKGRKVADA, from the coding sequence GTGGCTGTTCCCAAGCGGAAAATGTCTCGCGCAAATACACGCGCCCGCCGTGCCCAGTGGAAGGCAACTGCCCCCAACTTGGTCAAGACCATCGAAAACGGTCAGGTTACCTACAGCCTGCCGCACCAGGCAAAGGTCGTTACTGACTCTGCCGGCACCGCGCTGTTCCTTGAATACAAGGGCCGCAAGGTCGCAGACGCCTAA
- a CDS encoding ATP-dependent DNA helicase RecG has product MMTELELPLERRIGKRSAAVIDKHLGLKSTGALLNYFPRRYLSRGELTPISNLPLDEEVTLIARVLSNSTRQMRARRGSITDVVVTDEAGGSGAPGTLKVSFFNGFRAKAELQAGRRAMFSGKVTRYGGSLGLTNPDFLLLDEDPEAEGSMDPEKLAAMPIPVYPATAKLTSWSIHKVITALLQTMDLDALEDPLPASIVRRDGLLSVAEAYRLIHSPETAKDWQRAQERFRYQEALVLQTALARRRAQLAAEEATARRPRADGLLSSFDRNLPFTLTAGQSAVGKTLAEELARDAPMNRLLQGEVGSGKTVVALRAMLQVVDAGGQTALLAPTEVLAAQHFHSIRRTLGSLARDDVFGGAGMLGGDPAQESVHVTLLTGSMPTAARKQAMLDAASGNAGIVIGTHALLSDKTSFQDLGLIVVDEQHRFGVEQRDALRAKAQRPPHLLVMTATPIPRTVAMTVFGDLETSILDELPAGRAPITTHVVGLVENPGWVDRIWKRSREEVESGHQVYVVCPKIGTDDDGDFSPGEVEPSDAELAEEGSARELASVTAVVESLLQEPALAGVPVAPLHGRQDPQLKSETMASFAANQVKVLVSTTVIEVGVDVHNATLMVILDADRFGISQLHQLRGRVGRGGLPGTCLLVTTLEPGHPSRRRLEAVASTTDGFELSQEDLKLRREGDILGASQSGGRSTLKLLRVLEHEDIIARARTDAQGFVAEDPTLQHQPGLAAAIDEYLNPEKEAFLERG; this is encoded by the coding sequence ATGATGACTGAGCTGGAACTACCCCTCGAGCGCAGAATCGGCAAGCGGTCCGCGGCAGTCATCGACAAGCACCTGGGACTCAAATCCACGGGTGCCTTGCTGAACTATTTCCCGCGCAGGTATCTCAGCCGTGGCGAGCTGACCCCCATCAGCAACCTTCCGCTGGATGAGGAAGTCACCCTGATTGCCCGGGTTCTGTCCAACAGTACGCGCCAGATGCGGGCCCGCCGCGGCTCCATCACTGATGTTGTGGTGACGGACGAAGCCGGTGGAAGCGGCGCTCCGGGCACGTTGAAAGTCAGCTTCTTCAACGGTTTCAGGGCCAAAGCGGAACTTCAGGCAGGCCGGCGGGCCATGTTCTCCGGCAAGGTCACCCGCTATGGTGGCTCACTTGGCCTGACCAACCCCGACTTCCTGCTGCTGGATGAGGACCCGGAAGCCGAAGGTTCCATGGACCCCGAAAAGCTTGCCGCGATGCCCATCCCGGTTTACCCGGCAACGGCCAAGCTGACCAGTTGGTCCATCCACAAAGTGATTACGGCCTTGCTCCAGACAATGGACCTTGACGCCTTGGAAGACCCCCTTCCGGCGAGCATCGTTCGCAGGGACGGGCTGCTCAGCGTGGCTGAGGCCTACCGCTTGATCCATTCGCCGGAGACCGCCAAGGACTGGCAACGGGCGCAGGAGCGGTTCCGGTACCAGGAAGCATTGGTCCTGCAGACGGCCCTTGCGCGCCGGCGCGCCCAACTTGCAGCCGAGGAAGCCACCGCACGCAGGCCCCGCGCCGACGGATTGCTCAGCAGCTTTGACCGGAACCTGCCCTTTACGCTGACTGCCGGCCAGTCCGCCGTCGGAAAGACGCTTGCTGAAGAACTGGCGCGGGATGCGCCGATGAACCGGCTGTTGCAAGGCGAAGTGGGTTCCGGAAAAACCGTTGTTGCCCTCAGGGCCATGTTGCAGGTGGTGGATGCCGGCGGCCAGACTGCGCTGTTGGCACCCACGGAAGTGTTGGCGGCACAGCACTTCCACTCGATCCGCCGGACGTTGGGATCGTTGGCACGAGACGATGTCTTCGGTGGGGCGGGGATGCTTGGCGGGGACCCGGCGCAGGAGTCCGTCCACGTGACGCTGCTGACGGGCTCCATGCCTACTGCGGCACGCAAACAGGCCATGTTGGACGCAGCCTCGGGCAATGCCGGAATCGTTATTGGCACCCACGCCTTGCTGAGTGACAAGACCAGCTTCCAGGACCTCGGCTTGATTGTGGTGGACGAGCAACACCGTTTCGGCGTAGAGCAACGGGACGCCCTTCGGGCCAAAGCGCAGCGGCCGCCCCACTTGCTGGTCATGACGGCAACGCCCATTCCCCGCACCGTGGCGATGACGGTTTTCGGAGACCTTGAGACCTCCATCCTGGATGAGCTTCCCGCTGGCAGGGCCCCTATCACCACGCATGTGGTGGGACTGGTGGAGAACCCCGGCTGGGTGGATCGTATTTGGAAACGGTCGCGTGAAGAGGTTGAGTCGGGCCACCAGGTGTACGTGGTGTGCCCCAAGATTGGAACGGACGACGACGGCGATTTCAGTCCGGGAGAGGTCGAACCCAGCGACGCCGAGCTCGCGGAGGAAGGATCAGCGCGGGAGCTCGCATCGGTGACAGCCGTCGTCGAGAGCCTTCTGCAGGAACCGGCCTTGGCCGGTGTCCCTGTGGCACCGCTCCACGGCCGGCAGGACCCGCAACTGAAGTCCGAGACCATGGCATCCTTTGCCGCCAACCAGGTCAAAGTGCTCGTTTCCACCACCGTCATTGAGGTGGGCGTGGATGTCCACAACGCCACCCTGATGGTGATCCTGGACGCGGACCGCTTCGGAATTTCCCAACTTCACCAGCTTCGCGGGCGTGTAGGACGTGGCGGCTTGCCCGGCACTTGCCTGCTGGTGACCACCTTGGAACCCGGGCATCCGAGTCGCCGGCGGCTTGAGGCGGTTGCATCAACCACAGACGGTTTTGAACTGTCGCAGGAAGACTTGAAGCTCCGCCGCGAAGGCGACATCCTGGGAGCTTCGCAATCCGGTGGGCGCTCCACGCTGAAGCTGCTCCGTGTCCTGGAGCATGAGGACATCATTGCCCGCGCACGCACGGACGCCCAGGGCTTTGTTGCAGAGGACCCCACCCTCCAGCACCAGCCGGGGCTTGCCGCAGCCATCGACGAATACTTGAACCCTGAAAAGGAGGCGTTCCTTGAGCGCGGTTAG
- a CDS encoding aminotransferase class I/II-fold pyridoxal phosphate-dependent enzyme: protein MADMASAGSSPSLETSAGTTPGTRTAPWQRAATGANLLSPEGGLGVTIFEEMTTLALSTGAINLGQGFPDEDGPDEIKAAAQTAIASGANQYAPGKGLPVLREAITAHQQRFYGLAPDPDTEVLVTTGATEAIAATLLAFTQPGDEVLTFEPFYDSYGAIIGMAGATHVTAPLLAPDFLPDLSALEGVFSHRTRILLLNNPHNPTGAVFPHHVLAKIVELAARYDAIIVSDEVYEHLTFGVDHIPITSLPGAADRTLTVSSAGKTFSFTGWKIGWLSGPEHLVSAVRTVKQFLTYSAGTPFQGAIAVGLGLPDGFYTGIASTLQHKRDILAEGLRAAGFGVYIPSGTYFINVDTAPLGIRDSVDLARRLPGLVGVAAIPVPVFCHPEGAARTRSLLRFAFCKKTSVLEEAAERLASLKDRL, encoded by the coding sequence ATGGCAGACATGGCATCCGCAGGCAGCAGCCCCTCCCTCGAGACGAGCGCCGGCACCACCCCCGGTACCAGAACAGCACCTTGGCAGCGGGCCGCAACCGGAGCCAATCTACTCTCACCCGAAGGAGGGCTGGGGGTGACCATCTTCGAGGAGATGACCACACTTGCACTCTCCACTGGAGCCATCAACCTTGGCCAGGGTTTTCCTGACGAAGACGGGCCCGATGAGATCAAAGCAGCAGCCCAAACCGCCATAGCCTCCGGGGCCAACCAATACGCACCCGGCAAAGGCCTTCCCGTTCTAAGGGAAGCGATCACGGCACACCAACAGCGGTTTTACGGCCTGGCCCCTGACCCTGACACCGAGGTCCTTGTCACCACCGGAGCAACGGAGGCGATCGCGGCAACACTGCTCGCCTTCACCCAGCCAGGTGATGAAGTCCTGACCTTCGAGCCCTTCTACGACTCCTACGGTGCCATCATTGGCATGGCAGGTGCCACGCACGTCACCGCTCCCCTGCTGGCACCGGACTTCCTCCCGGACCTCTCGGCCCTTGAAGGCGTCTTCAGTCACCGGACCCGCATTCTCCTCCTCAATAATCCACACAACCCGACGGGCGCGGTCTTCCCCCACCATGTCCTGGCGAAGATCGTGGAACTGGCTGCCAGATACGATGCCATCATTGTCAGCGACGAAGTCTACGAGCATTTGACCTTTGGCGTGGACCACATCCCCATCACGTCCCTCCCAGGAGCAGCGGACCGGACCCTCACCGTATCCTCGGCCGGCAAGACCTTTTCCTTTACCGGCTGGAAAATCGGCTGGCTCAGCGGTCCTGAACATTTGGTTTCTGCTGTGCGCACAGTGAAACAGTTCCTGACCTACAGTGCGGGGACACCCTTTCAGGGAGCCATTGCAGTCGGCCTCGGCCTTCCCGACGGGTTCTACACCGGCATTGCCAGTACGCTCCAGCACAAACGCGACATCCTGGCAGAAGGGCTGCGTGCGGCGGGGTTCGGGGTATACATCCCCAGCGGCACCTACTTCATCAATGTGGACACCGCCCCCTTGGGTATCCGCGATTCCGTGGACCTTGCGCGGCGCCTGCCGGGACTGGTGGGAGTGGCCGCAATTCCGGTTCCTGTCTTCTGCCATCCAGAGGGGGCAGCGCGCACCCGCAGCCTGCTGCGCTTCGCTTTCTGCAAAAAGACATCCGTCCTGGAAGAAGCAGCCGAACGCCTCGCCTCGCTCAAGGACCGGCTCTGA
- a CDS encoding DUF177 domain-containing protein, with product MALVVKDLGRSPGTMRTLNEHVPAPSDLGVALIGVKEGSDIELDLRLEAVHEGILVSGTVIVDVTGECGRCLDPLAYDLEVNVQELFFYEGVELSGGEDDEEQRRVEYDLIDLEPVLRDAVVTMLPFQPVCREDCQGLCSECGARLEDEPGHHHEVIDPRWAALADLAKTDRQTD from the coding sequence TTGGCGCTGGTAGTCAAGGACCTTGGACGCAGTCCAGGGACCATGCGGACACTCAACGAGCATGTACCTGCGCCAAGTGACCTTGGTGTGGCGCTCATTGGCGTGAAGGAAGGCTCGGATATCGAGTTGGATCTTCGCCTTGAGGCCGTACACGAAGGAATTCTGGTATCCGGCACCGTAATCGTCGATGTAACCGGCGAGTGTGGCCGATGCCTGGATCCCCTTGCGTATGACCTTGAAGTCAATGTGCAAGAACTTTTCTTCTATGAAGGCGTAGAGCTTTCGGGCGGAGAAGACGATGAAGAGCAACGTCGAGTCGAGTACGATCTGATCGATCTTGAGCCGGTGTTGCGGGACGCAGTTGTCACTATGCTGCCGTTCCAGCCGGTGTGCCGGGAAGACTGCCAGGGTCTGTGCTCCGAATGCGGAGCGCGCCTGGAAGACGAGCCGGGGCACCACCACGAGGTCATTGACCCTCGCTGGGCTGCCCTAGCTGATCTGGCTAAGACTGACCGGCAAACCGATTAG
- the rsmD gene encoding 16S rRNA (guanine(966)-N(2))-methyltransferase RsmD — protein sequence MSRIIAGVGGGNPLASVPGTATRPTTDRVKEALFSRLESLAVIADARVLDLYAGSGALGIESASRGARSVDLVEFDAKASDVCQRNADLVNQLLGGKKVSVHRSKVESFLERAHAGGLWDLVFLDPPYPLDEPALSEVLAKLAPHLDEGAVVVVERSSRSPEPAWPETMECFADKKYGETKLWFAEPA from the coding sequence GTGAGCCGGATCATTGCGGGAGTCGGTGGCGGGAACCCGCTGGCCAGCGTCCCCGGAACCGCCACGCGGCCTACGACCGACCGAGTCAAGGAAGCTCTCTTTTCCCGCTTGGAATCCTTGGCGGTCATCGCCGATGCCCGTGTCCTTGACCTTTACGCTGGTTCGGGAGCCCTGGGCATTGAGAGCGCCAGCCGGGGTGCCCGCAGCGTGGACCTGGTGGAGTTCGACGCCAAGGCGAGCGACGTCTGCCAGCGCAATGCGGACTTGGTGAACCAGCTCCTGGGCGGCAAGAAGGTCTCGGTCCACCGTTCCAAGGTGGAATCGTTCCTTGAACGGGCACATGCGGGCGGGTTGTGGGATTTGGTCTTCCTCGATCCGCCGTACCCCTTGGACGAACCGGCCTTGAGCGAGGTGTTGGCAAAACTCGCGCCGCACTTGGATGAGGGCGCCGTGGTGGTTGTCGAGCGAAGTTCGCGGAGCCCGGAACCGGCGTGGCCTGAGACCATGGAGTGCTTCGCCGACAAGAAGTACGGCGAAACCAAGCTATGGTTCGCCGAACCGGCCTAG
- a CDS encoding DAK2 domain-containing protein, producing the protein MKRWLGKAEVVLGNHSDRLNAINIFPVADGDTGTNLYLTVRAAVSALDGAAPDSTETGNDVGAVLSRAGQAAMEQARGNSGTLFAVFLCAAAEPLGGKSRLSAPLLATALNRAQIRAWSALSEPVAGTMLSVLEAASDAAQAVDASQNSDDSNHALALALDATVEAAYQAVVRTEGELAQLQEAHVVDAGGVGMLLILDCLRSAVLGEELQDELLDGLHGYKLQDPHIHERMPADDGVEVMCTINLSPLNAAILRQRLDEMGDSVIMSQVGGARSQDDEDEESTVEASYRWRVHVHVPDPEPAVALIRSLGEPTDIAVSQLALPSGDGQVPTSQEPSITGQPRHDD; encoded by the coding sequence ATGAAACGTTGGCTCGGCAAGGCGGAGGTGGTCCTCGGCAACCACAGTGATCGCCTTAATGCGATCAACATCTTCCCCGTGGCCGACGGCGATACCGGCACCAATCTGTACCTCACGGTTCGCGCAGCAGTGTCCGCCCTTGACGGGGCAGCCCCGGACAGCACCGAAACGGGTAACGACGTCGGCGCAGTCTTGTCGCGCGCCGGCCAAGCCGCCATGGAGCAGGCACGGGGGAATTCGGGCACGCTGTTCGCTGTCTTCCTCTGTGCCGCTGCTGAACCGTTGGGCGGAAAATCGCGGCTGAGTGCACCGTTGCTCGCCACAGCGCTGAACAGGGCACAGATCCGGGCATGGTCCGCATTGAGTGAGCCGGTAGCCGGAACCATGCTGTCGGTCCTGGAAGCTGCTTCGGACGCTGCGCAGGCCGTGGATGCTTCCCAAAACTCCGACGACAGCAACCACGCCCTTGCCCTCGCTCTTGACGCCACCGTGGAAGCCGCCTACCAGGCAGTTGTCCGAACCGAAGGCGAGCTCGCACAACTTCAGGAAGCCCACGTGGTGGACGCCGGGGGTGTTGGCATGCTGCTGATCCTGGACTGCCTGCGTTCTGCAGTCCTGGGCGAAGAACTCCAGGACGAACTCCTGGACGGGCTTCACGGCTATAAGCTGCAGGACCCCCACATCCATGAGCGGATGCCGGCCGACGACGGCGTGGAAGTCATGTGCACCATCAACCTTTCCCCCTTGAATGCAGCCATCCTGAGGCAGCGTCTGGATGAGATGGGTGATTCGGTCATCATGAGCCAGGTTGGCGGTGCCCGGAGCCAGGATGATGAGGACGAGGAATCCACGGTTGAAGCAAGCTATCGGTGGAGGGTGCACGTTCACGTTCCAGATCCCGAGCCGGCAGTGGCCCTGATTCGGTCACTGGGCGAGCCCACGGACATCGCCGTCAGCCAATTGGCACTGCCCAGCGGGGATGGACAGGTTCCAACATCACAGGAACCCAGCATTACAGGCCAGCCACGGCATGATGACTGA
- the coaD gene encoding pantetheine-phosphate adenylyltransferase, with protein MRRAVCPGSFDPIHNGHLEVIARAAGLFDEVIVAVSTNYAKKYRFSLEDRMEMARETLASLRGIIVEPMGEGLLAEYCRHRGVSAIVKGLRSSSDFDYELPMATMNRQLAGVETVFLPAEAHYVHLSSTLIKEVNVLGGDISDFVPKSVLKRLLAGEPATEHPRKG; from the coding sequence ATGAGACGAGCGGTATGCCCTGGATCCTTTGACCCCATCCACAACGGACATCTCGAAGTCATTGCCCGGGCGGCCGGCCTCTTTGACGAAGTCATTGTGGCCGTGTCCACCAACTACGCCAAAAAGTACAGGTTCAGCCTGGAAGACCGCATGGAAATGGCACGCGAAACGCTGGCGTCCCTTCGCGGAATCATCGTGGAGCCCATGGGCGAAGGACTGTTGGCTGAGTACTGCCGCCACCGGGGCGTATCGGCCATCGTCAAGGGCCTCCGCTCATCGTCCGATTTTGACTACGAACTGCCCATGGCCACCATGAACCGTCAGCTGGCCGGTGTGGAAACTGTGTTCCTTCCTGCTGAAGCGCACTATGTTCACTTGTCTTCGACACTCATCAAAGAGGTGAACGTTTTGGGAGGGGACATCTCGGATTTCGTGCCCAAGTCAGTACTGAAACGTCTCCTCGCTGGCGAGCCTGCAACGGAACACCCGCGCAAGGGGTAG